The following are encoded together in the Chloroflexota bacterium genome:
- a CDS encoding DUF1905 domain-containing protein yields MSVSRYSVFPKEGRYLVPIKKSVQKSENLGVGVSVVIQVEVA; encoded by the coding sequence ATGAGTGTCTCTCGATACTCTGTTTTCCCAAAAGAGGGTCGCTATCTTGTGCCCATTAAAAAGAGCGTTCAAAAATCGGAAAATCTTGGCGTAGGCGTCAGTGTGGTTATTCAGGTCGAAGTTGCTTAA
- a CDS encoding HNH endonuclease: protein MTVLIRAPVLAAQRPASAAGRATPDTLGILEVHHRDRNRTNNAYTNLALVHGHCHDLIHAGASYLWTKTR, encoded by the coding sequence ATGACTGTCCTGATTCGAGCACCTGTTTTAGCGGCCCAACGACCAGCATCAGCCGCGGGGCGGGCAACGCCAGACACTTTAGGTATTCTCGAAGTTCACCATCGAGACCGCAACCGCACTAACAACGCCTATACCAATCTGGCGCTGGTGCATGGTCACTGCCATGATTTGATTCACGCCGGAGCGTCGTATCTATGGACAAAGACCCGTTGA
- a CDS encoding YcaQ family DNA glycosylase has product MLTINIDTARRFILGKQGLWPGRRWRGLKGTEQAMRAMEYLQLDPLQIIARSHDITLHSRVLDYRPGMWEDVAYQKRKFFDWGGWLATRPMDELPYWRVVMRRERDRGPDVDTRIHKMARDHAEAIVEMRTILHERGIVNNRDFEMATRTRTQSYRGRKDSTLALYYLWRTGEVMTHHRENFERVYALTEAVAPAHLIRESDEAEADRFLIKKEVSFSGLSRLNRTSDSWQRGVPFSKAKQILEAMLADGDIIEVQVEGWKAVHYALNSDAKVLHDLSAGRVPKAWTPLETTTTEEVVFLAPLDHVSARGRAKVLFGFDYVWEVYKPKHQRRFGYYTLPILWGDRLVARFDSKLDRTTNTFVILGLWLEGKALGKDEAFAEALACGFSRFVTFLGASKLDAKAIREPLLRRRACSS; this is encoded by the coding sequence ATGCTGACCATCAACATTGACACCGCCCGTCGCTTCATCCTCGGCAAGCAGGGCTTGTGGCCCGGGCGGCGCTGGCGCGGCCTCAAGGGCACGGAGCAGGCCATGCGCGCGATGGAGTACCTGCAACTCGACCCGTTGCAAATCATCGCTCGCAGCCATGACATTACACTGCACAGCCGCGTGCTCGATTACCGGCCCGGCATGTGGGAGGATGTGGCCTACCAGAAGCGCAAGTTCTTTGACTGGGGTGGTTGGCTGGCTACCCGACCGATGGACGAACTGCCGTACTGGCGCGTGGTCATGCGCCGCGAGCGGGATCGTGGGCCTGATGTTGACACGCGAATCCACAAAATGGCCCGCGACCACGCCGAGGCCATCGTCGAAATGCGAACCATTTTGCACGAGCGCGGCATCGTGAACAACCGCGACTTCGAGATGGCAACGCGGACACGGACGCAAAGTTATCGCGGGCGCAAGGACAGCACGTTAGCTTTGTATTATTTGTGGCGCACCGGAGAAGTGATGACGCACCACCGCGAGAACTTCGAGCGCGTATACGCACTCACGGAAGCGGTCGCGCCGGCGCATCTCATTCGCGAAAGCGACGAGGCCGAAGCGGACCGCTTCTTGATCAAAAAGGAGGTCAGCTTCTCCGGCCTGTCGCGGCTAAACCGCACGAGTGATTCGTGGCAACGCGGCGTGCCATTTAGCAAAGCCAAGCAGATACTCGAGGCGATGTTGGCTGACGGCGACATCATCGAGGTACAGGTGGAGGGCTGGAAGGCGGTGCATTACGCGCTCAATAGCGACGCCAAGGTGCTACACGATTTGAGTGCCGGGCGCGTGCCGAAGGCGTGGACGCCGTTGGAGACGACCACGACTGAAGAGGTCGTCTTTCTCGCACCGCTCGATCACGTCAGCGCACGCGGGCGAGCCAAAGTTTTATTCGGCTTCGACTACGTGTGGGAGGTGTACAAGCCAAAGCACCAGCGCCGGTTCGGCTACTACACATTGCCGATTTTGTGGGGCGACCGGCTCGTCGCGCGATTCGACAGCAAACTCGACCGGACGACCAACACGTTCGTCATCCTGGGCTTGTGGTTGGAGGGTAAGGCCCTCGGCAAAGATGAGGCATTTGCGGAGGCATTGGCTTGCGGGTTTTCGCGCTTCGTCACTTTTCTCGGTGCAAGCAAGCTGGATGCAAAGGCGATTCGCGAGCCGCTGCTGCGCCGACGCGCATGCTCGTCATGA
- a CDS encoding alpha/beta hydrolase, whose protein sequence is MPQTIAQTAKGPIEYRLEGSGPTVLVLMGGHCSRESRLSHEQLTEYGFSVLTPSRPGYDDTPSDVGRTAQEAADALAALLDTLQIPAVDVIGISAAGPTALAFTQRHPNRTRKLILESAMATDWDEQTKRRSRLVFGRVEKITWVAMHMMVKLFPTMVIKALMHDLTVLNVDAVVKRLSPRDLAFITRMIQTSQSGTGFMNDIEHRVTDLAAITKPVLVMYSPNDKTVSPKNARRVANDVATCELYEVASETHLIWIGPSANDVWRKRLSFLRS, encoded by the coding sequence ATGCCACAGACTATCGCCCAAACGGCAAAGGGTCCGATTGAATACCGCCTCGAAGGCAGCGGGCCGACTGTTCTTGTCTTGATGGGCGGGCACTGCAGCCGCGAGAGTCGGCTTTCACACGAACAATTGACAGAGTATGGTTTCTCAGTTCTGACGCCCTCACGTCCTGGCTATGACGACACCCCCTCTGACGTGGGCAGAACAGCACAAGAAGCGGCGGATGCACTCGCCGCTTTGCTCGATACGCTTCAAATTCCTGCAGTCGATGTGATTGGTATTTCCGCCGCCGGCCCAACCGCGCTGGCATTCACGCAACGGCACCCGAACCGGACGCGCAAACTGATCCTGGAGTCTGCAATGGCGACGGATTGGGATGAGCAAACCAAGCGGCGCTCACGCCTAGTATTTGGACGCGTCGAAAAGATCACTTGGGTAGCCATGCACATGATGGTGAAACTCTTTCCAACCATGGTGATCAAAGCCTTGATGCATGATCTAACTGTTCTCAATGTTGACGCGGTCGTTAAGCGGCTCAGCCCACGCGACTTGGCCTTTATCACACGTATGATCCAAACGTCCCAGTCAGGAACGGGGTTTATGAATGACATTGAACACCGGGTGACGGACTTGGCTGCAATTACCAAGCCGGTTTTAGTCATGTATTCGCCCAATGACAAAACCGTGTCACCGAAGAACGCCCGGCGAGTGGCTAACGACGTGGCGACTTGTGAACTTTACGAAGTGGCGTCAGAGACTCACCTGATCTGGATTGGCCCGTCGGCGAATGATGTATGGCGAAAGCGGCTATCTTTTCTCAGGTCATAA